One genomic segment of Deltaproteobacteria bacterium includes these proteins:
- a CDS encoding phosphodiester glycosidase family protein — protein MVKVPVRVYSLRRVIYALLLIAGVSLSTPWKRVAPGVETAPAAELGGDPAWSARVVLADLAKTRLLVRYDATRPTLTEWRKRFPNAIAIVNGSFYSKDGAEVRPTCELVSDGLRVRGAGCQRQDALYFGSVPRPPDSASTPMVSREPASALSPRFLAPSEFRAEQWTEAMKSFPALVRNGAAACAGPNYCAESSRTAAIAQLKDGRILLFASQWPAIRRSVGKWLAEQVGVVDAMNLDGGPEATLSVKDEPTEDAIGGLGVGLPIVLIVMGR, from the coding sequence ATTGTCAAGGTCCCTGTGCGCGTGTACAGTCTCAGGAGAGTGATTTACGCGCTGCTCCTGATTGCCGGAGTGTCGCTGTCCACGCCGTGGAAGCGCGTGGCGCCGGGCGTCGAAACCGCGCCGGCAGCCGAGCTGGGAGGCGATCCCGCCTGGTCCGCCCGCGTGGTGCTCGCCGATCTCGCCAAGACGCGCCTTCTCGTCCGTTACGACGCGACGCGCCCGACGCTTACGGAATGGCGGAAGCGGTTCCCGAACGCCATCGCGATCGTGAACGGGTCGTTCTATTCGAAGGACGGCGCTGAAGTGCGGCCGACATGCGAGCTCGTCTCCGACGGCTTGCGCGTCCGCGGTGCGGGATGCCAACGGCAGGATGCCCTGTACTTCGGGTCCGTCCCGCGGCCCCCCGATTCCGCCTCGACGCCGATGGTGAGCCGCGAGCCCGCCTCCGCCCTGTCCCCGCGGTTTCTCGCTCCCTCCGAGTTCCGCGCGGAGCAATGGACGGAAGCGATGAAGAGCTTTCCCGCCCTGGTGCGCAATGGAGCCGCCGCGTGCGCAGGACCGAATTACTGCGCCGAGTCGTCGCGTACCGCCGCGATCGCGCAGCTCAAGGACGGGCGCATTCTCCTCTTCGCCTCCCAGTGGCCGGCGATTCGGCGCAGCGTTGGAAAATGGTTGGCGGAACAGGTGGGCGTCGTCGACGCTATGAACCTCGACGGCGGCCCCGAGGCCACGCTCTCCGTGAAAGACGAGCCCACCGAGGACGCCATCGGTGGCCTGGGCGTCGGCCTGCCGATCGTGTTGATTGTCATGGGCAGGTAA
- a CDS encoding lytic transglycosylase domain-containing protein, translating to MTARGAKVAAIAGVCAAVALAGVGAVLYLVPRAVPIFQRTLGNFSSGRMGQAGMEALLERVAKRLDPELRTKLAQAVLTESERAGYDPLFILGLVSVESGFRPHVSSERGAYGLMQLKPSTFAWIAGRNPDIGDGAAVSEDPVIDVRLAIRYFGWLERSFHRREEALMAYNAGPGRMRHYKRVGIPPAVRAYPRKVMREYERFARLAGRQDPRDVMLARAN from the coding sequence ATGACCGCAAGAGGCGCCAAGGTGGCTGCAATCGCGGGTGTGTGCGCTGCCGTCGCCTTGGCTGGCGTGGGGGCGGTTCTGTATCTCGTTCCCCGGGCTGTCCCCATCTTCCAGAGAACGCTGGGCAATTTTTCCTCGGGCAGGATGGGGCAGGCCGGGATGGAGGCGCTGCTGGAACGCGTTGCCAAGCGCCTCGACCCCGAGCTGCGAACGAAGCTTGCGCAGGCGGTGCTCACCGAGTCGGAGCGCGCCGGCTATGACCCGCTGTTCATCCTCGGGCTCGTTTCGGTGGAAAGCGGCTTCCGCCCGCACGTTTCCAGCGAGCGAGGAGCCTACGGCCTCATGCAGCTCAAGCCCTCGACTTTCGCTTGGATTGCGGGCCGCAACCCCGACATCGGCGACGGCGCCGCGGTGAGCGAAGACCCCGTGATCGACGTGCGCCTGGCCATCCGATACTTCGGTTGGCTCGAGCGGAGCTTCCACCGGCGCGAGGAGGCGCTCATGGCCTACAACGCCGGACCCGGACGTATGCGGCACTACAAGCGCGTGGGAATCCCTCCCGCGGTTCGAGCCTATCCGCGCAAGGTGATGCGGGAGTACGAGCGATTCGCGAGGCTTGCAGGACGTCAGGATCCTCGCGATGTGATGCTCGCTCGGGCAAACTGA
- a CDS encoding carboxypeptidase regulatory-like domain-containing protein, with amino-acid sequence MGLLLWLLLSATQPAIVEGRVGERGAAGAAFAQVTLAQGDRSQVVRTGPDGKFRFRAFDGGGTLTVKLPQGWISSEPLSKTIAPALHGDTIRNDFTVMARRVLRGRLMLAGAPLADAQVTAGTIAGSTDGQGWFVLDHLPPGVIEVKVDAPPLAGRVELPAAPCDLSRDVTLFAPDFATLQLERVPQGGAERTIADWLSSKRLGEQDAARLERLAALVALAPDFRLTMVVPPREVPSGARAAALLQRYLTGPALVPRERLIFAVAEFARPGHLGLILTRLQEPR; translated from the coding sequence GTGGGTCTTCTCCTCTGGCTGCTGCTGTCGGCCACGCAGCCGGCGATCGTCGAGGGCCGCGTCGGCGAGCGCGGTGCGGCAGGTGCGGCATTCGCGCAGGTGACGCTCGCCCAGGGCGATCGCAGCCAGGTGGTCAGGACGGGGCCCGACGGAAAGTTCCGATTCCGCGCCTTCGATGGCGGCGGCACGCTGACGGTCAAGCTGCCACAGGGATGGATCTCCTCGGAGCCCCTTTCGAAGACGATCGCCCCGGCGTTGCACGGCGATACGATCCGCAACGATTTCACGGTGATGGCGCGGCGAGTGCTGCGGGGGAGGCTGATGCTCGCCGGCGCGCCGCTCGCCGATGCGCAGGTCACGGCCGGGACCATCGCCGGTTCCACCGACGGCCAGGGATGGTTCGTGCTCGATCATCTTCCACCGGGCGTGATCGAGGTGAAGGTCGACGCGCCACCGCTTGCTGGCCGCGTCGAGCTGCCGGCGGCGCCCTGCGACCTCTCTCGCGACGTGACGCTCTTCGCACCGGATTTTGCCACCTTGCAACTCGAACGCGTGCCCCAGGGTGGCGCGGAGCGGACCATCGCGGACTGGCTGTCCTCGAAACGGCTCGGGGAGCAGGACGCGGCGCGGCTCGAGCGGCTCGCAGCGCTGGTCGCTCTCGCGCCCGACTTCCGGCTGACCATGGTCGTCCCACCCCGTGAAGTCCCGTCCGGAGCGAGGGCCGCGGCGCTGCTGCAGCGCTATCTCACGGGGCCGGCGCTGGTCCCCCGCGAACGGCTGATCTTCGCCGTCGCGGAATTCGCAAGACCCGGGCATCTGGGGCTAATCTTGACGAGACTCCAGGAGCCCCGTTGA
- a CDS encoding tetratricopeptide repeat protein encodes MTASVASFLAQAQKKGAEPSAALSGALLLAAVRLSESKMQAVRPYQLLVDDDGALDLLTGDPPTGDGYAAPELRNGAVLPEDPRVLVYAVGALGYELSTLTPPRVGQGKSAELTGPLAPVIRKAMSERQQRYKSLGDMARAIERIQRRPSREEERLILAAIAASTPLPPAQKLAKIELGRTASPDDVQQAPVAATEPQPVFTQVWDPLEPQAQPALAAPPPVEQRPDPAPAPDSLRAELDAEKRARRDLTTVIESRNQDLAQLGMRLALLEEQVRSSLPPPLSPAASLARDVMQLLEQRRFAEAERVLLDSRVHGDAVLQFALAQTLSALPDPDGSRLSRAETAFRRAAELDATWAQPRARLGALLWRQGKRAEARTQFDAALKLDPTCPEALAVLSAPRPRAPAFAVSAAVSVLAAAAVVLAFRPSQRAKAPSDAPAISAASVAPAPQAPRPTAAPASRPPAAAAVALRLPEPSPVAATAPPPRPTTAPAPAPKTQSRTADRTPEPDVEREPEPAPRTEPRKKKVAAASGSRAAAEAESARGDKSLRAFDTKGAETAFAAALQLDPTLPSAHRGMGMVYVLLGRNSEAKSEYSRYLQLAPDAPDREQIARLLAR; translated from the coding sequence TTGACCGCATCGGTCGCGTCGTTTCTCGCGCAGGCGCAGAAGAAGGGCGCGGAGCCCTCGGCGGCCCTCTCCGGCGCGTTGCTGCTCGCGGCCGTCCGGCTCTCGGAAAGCAAGATGCAGGCAGTGAGGCCGTACCAGCTTCTCGTCGACGACGACGGCGCGCTCGATCTGCTCACCGGCGATCCTCCTACGGGTGACGGATATGCAGCGCCGGAGCTGCGCAACGGCGCCGTGCTGCCCGAGGATCCGCGGGTGCTGGTGTACGCCGTGGGCGCTCTCGGCTACGAGCTGAGCACACTGACGCCGCCGCGGGTCGGCCAGGGGAAAAGCGCCGAGCTGACCGGGCCGCTGGCTCCGGTGATCCGCAAGGCGATGTCCGAGCGGCAGCAGCGCTACAAGTCGCTCGGCGACATGGCGCGGGCCATCGAGCGGATCCAGCGCCGCCCCTCGCGCGAGGAGGAGCGGCTCATCCTCGCTGCCATCGCGGCCAGCACGCCGCTACCGCCGGCGCAGAAGCTGGCGAAGATCGAGCTCGGAAGGACCGCCTCGCCCGACGATGTCCAGCAGGCGCCCGTGGCGGCGACGGAGCCGCAGCCGGTCTTCACGCAGGTCTGGGACCCGCTCGAGCCGCAGGCGCAACCCGCGCTCGCGGCGCCACCGCCGGTGGAGCAGCGGCCTGATCCGGCGCCGGCGCCCGATTCCCTGCGCGCCGAGCTGGACGCGGAAAAGAGGGCGCGGCGGGACCTGACCACGGTGATCGAGTCGCGGAACCAGGACCTGGCCCAGCTCGGGATGCGCCTCGCCCTTCTCGAGGAGCAGGTCCGCTCCTCGCTGCCGCCGCCGCTTTCCCCTGCTGCGTCGCTTGCCCGCGACGTCATGCAGCTTCTGGAGCAGCGGCGTTTCGCCGAGGCGGAGCGGGTGCTGCTGGATTCGCGCGTCCACGGCGACGCCGTGCTTCAGTTCGCCCTTGCTCAGACGCTTTCCGCGTTGCCCGATCCCGACGGTTCGCGACTCTCGCGCGCGGAGACCGCCTTCCGCCGGGCGGCCGAACTCGATGCGACGTGGGCGCAGCCGAGAGCGCGGCTCGGCGCCTTGCTCTGGCGGCAGGGGAAGCGGGCAGAAGCGCGTACGCAGTTCGATGCCGCGTTGAAGCTCGATCCCACGTGCCCCGAAGCCTTGGCTGTCCTCTCCGCTCCTCGTCCACGAGCGCCCGCATTCGCGGTCTCGGCCGCGGTCAGCGTCCTCGCAGCGGCGGCGGTGGTCCTCGCCTTCCGCCCATCCCAGCGCGCCAAAGCGCCGAGCGACGCTCCGGCGATTTCGGCGGCGTCCGTTGCGCCGGCGCCGCAGGCCCCACGCCCGACGGCAGCTCCGGCATCGCGGCCCCCGGCAGCGGCGGCGGTGGCGCTCCGGCTCCCCGAACCCTCGCCGGTCGCGGCGACTGCGCCTCCACCGAGGCCCACAACTGCACCTGCGCCCGCGCCGAAGACCCAATCGCGGACCGCTGACCGCACACCCGAACCCGACGTCGAACGCGAACCGGAACCAGCACCCCGCACGGAACCCCGGAAGAAGAAGGTCGCCGCAGCCTCCGGAAGCAGGGCGGCAGCCGAAGCCGAGTCTGCACGCGGCGACAAGTCGCTGCGCGCGTTCGATACGAAAGGCGCCGAGACCGCCTTCGCCGCTGCGCTGCAGCTCGACCCGACGCTCCCTTCCGCGCACCGCGGCATGGGCATGGTCTACGTCCTCCTCGGCCGCAACAGCGAAGCGAAATCGGAGTACTCGCGGTATCTCCAGCTCGCCCCGGACGCTCCCGACAGAGAGCAGATCGCGCGCCTTCTCGCGCGGTAA
- a CDS encoding M61 family metallopeptidase — MNAYTFRIQQPEVRRVEVELQVESRGADALDVRLPVWTPGSYLVREHQRHVDGLRASGDGRELSVEKIDKHTWRVGTGAAPTVRISYRLHCFELTVRTNHVDATHAFLNPSAAAAFVVGRESEPCAVRLQLPAGWRAWNALPFEDGAFKAQDYDELADSPFECGAEGSHSAHPFVAQGVQHELVVWGRGDFDARRVVPDLVKIVDAEAAIFGGLPYSDRYLFILHLNDKARGGLEHRRSCALIVPRFSFVQKNAYEDFLLLVAHEFFHLWNVKRVRPSAFTPYDWTRENHTRLLWAMEGLTSTYEVFALLRAKLITPQRFLEIWAERNTQLLRTPGRLRTSLAQASFDAWIKHYRPDESTANTTVSYYLKGSIVGFLLDLELRRRSGGTRSLDDLVRALFEKHGRPPGLPEDGVEKAAIELIGDRTLHEWFERAVYSTQELQLEEALSGVGIQAMMAPASGADDKGGAEGGPEKGSVADARPRSWLGATFREKGSALEITSVAEGSPAQAAGLAAGDEIAAADGFRTDLKQRLGRTQPGQTLRLSLFRMDELLEVGLQVAAPPRDTVTFKPDPKATSEQLAARERWLGARWPDE; from the coding sequence ATGAACGCGTACACCTTCCGAATCCAGCAGCCCGAGGTCCGCCGCGTGGAGGTGGAGCTGCAGGTCGAATCGCGCGGAGCCGACGCGCTCGACGTGCGCCTGCCGGTCTGGACGCCAGGGAGCTATCTCGTCCGCGAACACCAGCGGCACGTCGACGGCCTGCGGGCATCGGGGGACGGGCGCGAGCTTTCGGTGGAGAAGATCGACAAGCACACCTGGCGCGTCGGGACGGGTGCCGCGCCGACGGTACGCATCTCGTACCGCCTGCACTGCTTCGAGCTGACGGTGCGGACGAACCACGTGGACGCCACGCACGCGTTCCTGAATCCGAGCGCCGCGGCTGCGTTCGTCGTCGGACGCGAAAGCGAGCCGTGCGCGGTGCGGCTGCAGCTGCCGGCGGGGTGGCGCGCCTGGAACGCGCTCCCCTTCGAGGACGGCGCGTTCAAGGCGCAGGACTACGACGAGCTCGCCGACAGCCCGTTCGAGTGCGGGGCGGAGGGGTCGCATTCCGCCCATCCCTTCGTCGCCCAGGGCGTCCAGCACGAGCTCGTGGTGTGGGGACGCGGCGACTTCGATGCCCGCCGCGTGGTGCCCGATCTGGTGAAGATCGTCGACGCCGAAGCGGCGATCTTCGGAGGGCTCCCTTATTCCGACCGCTACCTCTTCATCCTCCATCTCAACGACAAGGCGCGCGGCGGTCTCGAGCATCGCCGCAGCTGCGCGCTGATCGTCCCTCGCTTCTCCTTCGTGCAGAAGAATGCGTACGAGGACTTCCTGCTGCTGGTGGCCCACGAGTTCTTCCACCTCTGGAATGTGAAGCGCGTGCGGCCTTCGGCGTTCACGCCGTACGACTGGACGCGCGAGAACCACACCCGCCTGCTCTGGGCGATGGAGGGATTGACCTCGACGTACGAAGTCTTCGCCCTTCTCCGCGCGAAGCTGATCACGCCGCAGCGCTTCCTCGAGATCTGGGCCGAGCGCAACACCCAGCTCCTGCGCACGCCGGGCCGCCTGCGCACCTCACTCGCGCAGGCGTCGTTCGACGCCTGGATCAAGCACTATCGGCCGGACGAGAGCACCGCGAACACCACCGTCTCGTACTACCTGAAAGGGAGCATCGTCGGATTCCTGCTCGATCTCGAGCTGCGCCGGCGCAGCGGGGGTACCCGATCGCTCGACGACCTCGTGCGCGCCCTGTTCGAGAAGCACGGCCGCCCTCCCGGCCTTCCCGAAGACGGAGTGGAGAAGGCGGCCATCGAGCTGATCGGGGATAGGACGCTCCACGAGTGGTTCGAGCGTGCGGTGTACTCGACGCAGGAACTGCAGCTCGAGGAGGCGCTTTCCGGAGTAGGGATCCAGGCGATGATGGCGCCGGCCTCGGGCGCCGACGACAAGGGCGGCGCAGAGGGGGGGCCGGAAAAAGGGTCCGTCGCCGACGCGCGCCCGCGCAGTTGGCTGGGTGCGACGTTTCGGGAGAAGGGCAGCGCGTTGGAGATCACCTCGGTTGCGGAAGGCTCGCCCGCGCAAGCCGCGGGCTTGGCCGCGGGCGACGAAATTGCCGCTGCCGACGGGTTCCGCACCGACTTGAAGCAGCGGCTCGGCCGGACGCAGCCGGGGCAGACGCTGCGCTTGTCGCTCTTCCGGATGGACGAGCTTCTCGAAGTGGGCTTGCAGGTCGCCGCACCGCCGCGCGACACGGTCACGTTCAAGCCGGATCCGAAGGCGACTTCC